A single region of the Streptomyces caelestis genome encodes:
- a CDS encoding extracellular solute-binding protein — protein sequence MTDSHLTRRRLLRYGAYGAGAAALGGTAASWERLTGADIPGRDDGSLVVATLGPAYGPEAIRTLREGFRELHPDIKLQINAVQAVDWSDFFAKILTQVAAGTAPDLVYVATEGVQLFAQRLGVALDTWVKRDAAELKEYFADVHPSLVESMMYEGSLYQLPVEFNAADMYLNHQVLRRAGAPYPPADWTRDDFTTLLRDMKQASGSRFTPYFWTNRLWGGVVPWLFANDTNLLAESKAPGGEWLWDSFYPAGQRADRGGGFRWTTPQATHDRVEEVYDYLASLVQDGLCTRPEGGNGQNLIGVFSTGRVGVTPAGGFWAGGLHLAGMERDGFDVQYFPRWRTQRMQYGAAGYALLRTSKRQEEAWEFIKYAARKETLARLFTTNQTTPARRSMLTADRYQETGPAHWPVFYDTLDRFPDTGPIPAPPQVAEVEQLLLKHTGTALASSRSVRPALRRLQGDLEKAMERDA from the coding sequence ATGACCGACTCGCACCTCACCCGCCGCAGGCTGTTGCGGTACGGCGCCTACGGCGCGGGTGCCGCCGCCCTGGGCGGCACCGCCGCGAGCTGGGAGCGGCTCACCGGAGCCGACATCCCCGGACGGGACGACGGTTCCCTCGTCGTCGCCACACTCGGCCCCGCCTACGGGCCGGAGGCCATCCGCACGCTCCGCGAGGGCTTCCGCGAGCTGCACCCCGACATCAAGCTCCAGATCAACGCGGTGCAGGCCGTGGACTGGTCGGACTTCTTCGCGAAGATCCTCACGCAGGTGGCCGCGGGCACCGCACCGGACCTGGTGTACGTCGCCACCGAGGGCGTGCAGCTGTTCGCGCAGCGACTCGGCGTGGCCCTGGACACGTGGGTGAAGCGGGACGCGGCCGAGCTGAAGGAGTACTTCGCCGACGTCCACCCGTCGCTGGTCGAGTCGATGATGTACGAGGGCAGCCTCTACCAGCTGCCGGTGGAGTTCAACGCGGCCGACATGTACCTCAACCACCAGGTGCTGCGGCGGGCCGGGGCCCCGTACCCGCCGGCCGACTGGACCCGCGACGACTTCACGACGCTGCTGCGGGACATGAAGCAGGCGAGCGGCTCCCGCTTCACTCCCTACTTCTGGACCAACCGGCTGTGGGGCGGTGTGGTGCCCTGGCTGTTCGCGAACGACACCAATCTGCTCGCGGAGTCCAAGGCGCCGGGCGGCGAGTGGCTGTGGGACTCCTTCTACCCCGCCGGCCAACGCGCGGACCGCGGCGGCGGCTTCAGGTGGACGACGCCGCAGGCCACGCACGACCGGGTGGAGGAGGTCTACGACTATCTCGCCTCCCTCGTCCAAGACGGTCTGTGCACCCGCCCCGAGGGCGGCAACGGCCAGAACCTCATCGGCGTGTTCTCCACCGGCCGGGTCGGTGTCACCCCGGCGGGCGGCTTCTGGGCGGGCGGCCTGCACCTGGCGGGGATGGAGCGGGACGGGTTCGACGTGCAGTACTTCCCGCGCTGGCGCACCCAGCGCATGCAGTACGGCGCGGCGGGCTACGCACTGCTGCGCACCTCCAAGAGGCAGGAAGAGGCCTGGGAGTTCATCAAGTACGCGGCCCGCAAGGAGACCCTGGCGCGGCTGTTCACGACGAACCAGACCACCCCGGCCCGGCGCTCGATGCTGACCGCGGACCGCTACCAGGAGACCGGCCCGGCGCACTGGCCGGTCTTCTACGACACCCTCGACCGGTTCCCCGACACGGGACCGATCCCGGCGCCGCCGCAGGTAGCCGAGGTCGAGCAACTGCTGCTCAAGCACACCGGCACGGCCCTGGCCTCCTCGCGCTCGGTGCGTCCCGCGCTGCGCCGGCTGCAGGGCGACCTGGAGAAGGCCATGGAGCGTGACGCATGA
- a CDS encoding LacI family DNA-binding transcriptional regulator: MGSAEGKQAPGSGRPTSRDVARLAGVSHTAVSFVFNGRAEGNLSPATQERIRQAAVQLGYRPDPVARSLRRSRTAVIGLVTDEIASSPFAGRLLRGAMDTAWADGHLILTVDSGGDPAKEDAAVAELLDRRVDGIIYAAMSLRRVRVPEGLHRTHSVLANCLPEDDSLPAVIPAERAGGRTAARLLLERGHRRVALVGGHGDIASAERLRGFRDALRAEGITVPRDWVVRTGGEISGGHEGAVRLFDGTPADRRPTGVFAYNDRVAAGVLHAATRLGISVPGDLSVVGYDDQEHMAAYLTPPLTTVALPHREMGEAATRLLLDAIATGRTPPATVRRLGCPVISRASVGPAPIR, translated from the coding sequence ATGGGCAGCGCCGAGGGAAAGCAGGCTCCGGGTTCGGGGCGTCCCACCTCGCGGGACGTCGCCCGGCTCGCCGGCGTGTCGCACACCGCGGTGTCCTTCGTGTTCAACGGCCGCGCCGAGGGCAACCTCTCGCCCGCCACCCAGGAACGCATCCGGCAGGCCGCGGTCCAGCTCGGCTACCGGCCCGACCCTGTCGCCCGCAGTCTGCGCCGCAGCCGTACGGCCGTGATCGGGCTGGTCACCGACGAGATCGCCTCCTCGCCGTTCGCCGGACGGCTGCTGCGCGGCGCCATGGACACCGCCTGGGCCGACGGGCACCTGATTCTCACCGTCGACTCCGGCGGCGACCCGGCCAAGGAGGACGCGGCGGTCGCCGAGCTCCTGGACCGGCGCGTCGACGGCATCATCTACGCGGCCATGTCCCTGCGCCGCGTCCGGGTCCCCGAGGGACTGCACCGCACCCACTCCGTGCTGGCCAACTGCCTGCCCGAGGACGACTCGCTGCCCGCCGTCATCCCCGCCGAGCGCGCCGGCGGCCGTACGGCGGCCCGGCTGCTGCTGGAGCGGGGGCACCGGCGGGTCGCGCTCGTCGGCGGGCACGGCGACATCGCGTCGGCGGAGCGGCTGCGCGGCTTCCGCGACGCGCTGCGCGCCGAGGGCATCACCGTGCCCAGGGACTGGGTCGTACGGACCGGAGGAGAGATCTCCGGCGGCCACGAGGGTGCCGTCCGCCTCTTCGACGGCACCCCGGCCGACCGCCGGCCCACCGGGGTCTTCGCCTACAACGACCGGGTCGCGGCGGGCGTCCTGCACGCCGCGACCCGGCTCGGCATCTCCGTGCCCGGCGATCTGTCGGTGGTGGGCTACGACGACCAGGAGCACATGGCCGCGTACCTCACGCCGCCCCTCACCACCGTCGCGCTGCCCCACCGGGAGATGGGCGAGGCCGCCACCCGGCTCCTCCTCGACGCCATCGCCACCGGCCGGACCCCGCCCGCCACCGTGCGGCGCCTGGGCTGCCCGGTGATCAGCCGTGCGTCGGTGGGACCAGCTCCCATCCGGTGA
- a CDS encoding carbohydrate ABC transporter permease: MTNTQTPPARTERPKAPPAPQAPRLSARDRGTRLLATLFLAPTIVGIVVFTVVPIVGSVVLSLFHWNVIDPPRFAGGSNYGAVFGDETVLVSFRNTLVFMVFAVALQLLVALALALTLNGRMPVWLRSVFRSAFFFPLVLSAASISVVMKYLFNQDFGVVNWLLGFVGIAPVPWLTSENAAMTTVVLVYVWQQFGFSFLLFVGGLNNIPKEIHEAAALDGATGLRKHLTVTLPLLSPTLLVASVVGIINALQVFEQPYVLTNGGPGDSTRTVVMVIYETAFEQLRFGEASAVGVLLFVLIMAVTALQFRLSRRFVHYQ, encoded by the coding sequence ATGACGAACACCCAGACACCGCCCGCGCGTACCGAACGGCCCAAGGCCCCGCCCGCCCCGCAGGCACCACGCCTCTCGGCCCGCGACCGCGGCACCCGGCTGCTGGCCACGCTGTTCCTGGCCCCGACGATCGTCGGCATCGTCGTCTTCACGGTCGTCCCCATCGTCGGCTCGGTGGTGCTCAGCCTCTTCCACTGGAACGTGATCGACCCGCCGCGCTTCGCCGGCGGCTCCAACTACGGCGCGGTGTTCGGCGACGAGACCGTGCTGGTGTCCTTCCGCAACACCCTCGTCTTCATGGTGTTCGCGGTGGCGCTGCAACTGCTCGTCGCGCTGGCGCTCGCCCTGACGCTGAACGGGCGGATGCCCGTCTGGCTGCGGTCGGTGTTCCGCTCGGCGTTCTTCTTCCCGCTGGTGCTGTCCGCCGCGTCGATCTCGGTGGTGATGAAGTACCTGTTCAACCAGGACTTCGGGGTGGTCAACTGGCTGCTCGGCTTCGTCGGGATCGCGCCGGTGCCGTGGCTGACGTCGGAGAACGCGGCGATGACGACCGTGGTCCTGGTCTACGTCTGGCAGCAGTTCGGCTTCTCGTTCCTGCTCTTCGTCGGCGGTCTGAACAACATCCCGAAGGAGATCCACGAGGCCGCCGCCCTGGACGGGGCGACCGGCCTGCGCAAGCACCTCACCGTCACGCTGCCGCTGCTGTCGCCGACGCTGCTGGTCGCCTCGGTGGTCGGCATCATCAACGCGCTCCAGGTGTTCGAGCAGCCGTACGTCCTGACCAACGGCGGTCCCGGCGACTCGACCCGCACCGTCGTGATGGTGATCTACGAGACCGCGTTCGAGCAGCTCCGCTTCGGTGAGGCGTCCGCGGTGGGTGTGCTGCTGTTCGTGCTGATCATGGCGGTCACGGCCCTCCAGTTCCGGCTCAGCCGGCGTTTCGTCCACTACCAGTGA
- a CDS encoding aldo/keto reductase produces the protein MISIPTHTLNDGTTLPSLGLGTWPLGDDEAQQAVLSALEAGYRLIDTATNYRNETGVGRAVASGVVPREEIVVTTKLPGRHHGYEETLASFEESRARLGLEYVDLYLIHWPLPRVDRYVDSWKAMIKLREDGLVRSIGVSNFTAGHIERLEKETGVLPSVNQIELHPFLPQDDLRAFHAGKGILTESWSPLGRGTSLLQDPAVTRIAEAHGVTAGQVVLRWHTQLGAVPIPKSANPERQRQNLDVFGFELSEAEMTAVADRTHRRVGGDPEVHEEF, from the coding sequence GTGATCAGCATCCCGACGCACACGCTCAACGACGGTACGACGCTCCCCTCCCTGGGCCTGGGCACCTGGCCGCTCGGCGACGACGAGGCGCAGCAGGCGGTGCTCTCCGCCCTGGAGGCGGGCTACCGCCTGATCGACACGGCGACGAACTACCGCAACGAGACGGGGGTCGGCCGGGCGGTGGCCTCCGGCGTGGTGCCGCGCGAGGAGATCGTCGTGACGACGAAGCTCCCGGGCCGGCACCACGGTTACGAGGAGACGCTCGCCTCGTTCGAGGAGTCCCGGGCCCGCCTCGGCCTGGAGTACGTGGACCTGTACCTGATCCACTGGCCGCTGCCGCGCGTGGACCGGTACGTCGACTCGTGGAAGGCCATGATCAAGCTGCGCGAGGACGGGCTCGTCCGGTCGATCGGCGTCTCCAACTTCACGGCCGGGCACATCGAGCGGCTGGAGAAGGAGACCGGGGTGCTGCCCTCCGTCAACCAGATCGAGCTGCACCCCTTCCTGCCGCAGGACGACCTGCGCGCCTTCCACGCGGGCAAGGGCATCCTGACCGAGAGCTGGAGCCCGCTGGGCCGGGGCACATCCCTGCTTCAGGACCCCGCGGTGACGCGGATCGCCGAGGCGCACGGGGTGACGGCCGGGCAGGTGGTGCTGCGCTGGCACACGCAGCTCGGCGCGGTGCCCATCCCGAAGTCGGCGAACCCCGAGCGGCAGCGCCAGAACCTCGACGTCTTCGGCTTCGAGCTGAGCGAGGCCGAGATGACCGCCGTCGCGGACCGGACGCACCGGCGCGTCGGCGGGGACCCCGAGGTGCACGAGGAGTTCTGA
- a CDS encoding dihydrofolate reductase family protein: MRSVTYSMNVSLDGYIVGPDGGFDWTVPDPEVFRFWIEEIREVGVHLMGRRLYETMLYWENADQDHSLGDAELEWAALWNPLPKVVFSTTLSAVQGHARLASGGLAEEIERLRAEPGEGDIAIGGATLAAGAADLGLIDEYRAMVYPVLVGGGIPFFPRHERRVDLELVETRTYNSRVVYLRHRVAR, encoded by the coding sequence ATGCGCAGCGTGACGTATTCGATGAACGTCTCACTGGACGGCTACATCGTCGGGCCGGACGGCGGCTTCGACTGGACGGTTCCCGACCCGGAGGTCTTCCGCTTCTGGATCGAGGAGATCCGGGAGGTCGGCGTCCACCTGATGGGACGACGGCTGTACGAGACGATGCTGTACTGGGAGAACGCCGACCAGGATCACTCGCTCGGCGACGCGGAGCTCGAGTGGGCCGCGCTCTGGAATCCACTCCCGAAGGTGGTGTTCTCCACCACGCTGTCGGCGGTGCAGGGCCATGCCCGTCTGGCCTCCGGCGGTCTGGCGGAGGAGATCGAGCGGCTGCGGGCCGAGCCGGGGGAGGGCGACATCGCGATCGGCGGCGCGACTCTCGCCGCCGGGGCGGCCGACTTGGGCCTGATCGACGAGTACCGGGCGATGGTCTACCCGGTGCTGGTCGGCGGCGGCATTCCGTTCTTTCCCCGGCACGAGCGCCGGGTGGATCTCGAACTCGTCGAGACCCGCACCTACAACTCGCGCGTCGTCTACCTCCGCCACCGCGTGGCCCGCTAG
- a CDS encoding maleylpyruvate isomerase N-terminal domain-containing protein, with the protein MDIRELDRRAVATLGAVIAQIGPDQLRLPTPCADWTLHGLLRHQVSENLGFAAAAAGVTGDIRAWDQGNLGGDPHQAYLDSADAMAKAFTEDVWTIHSRSGSSGSFPAGSRSVCMCSTA; encoded by the coding sequence GTGGATATCAGAGAACTGGACCGCCGTGCCGTCGCCACCTTGGGAGCCGTGATCGCGCAGATTGGTCCGGACCAGCTTCGTCTACCAACGCCGTGTGCCGACTGGACACTGCACGGCCTGCTCCGCCACCAAGTGAGCGAGAACCTCGGCTTCGCAGCCGCCGCGGCAGGCGTCACCGGTGACATCCGTGCCTGGGACCAGGGCAACCTGGGTGGGGATCCTCACCAGGCGTACCTCGACTCGGCCGACGCCATGGCCAAGGCGTTCACCGAGGATGTTTGGACCATTCACTCCAGATCAGGGAGTTCGGGTTCTTTCCCGGCCGGGTCGCGCTCGGTATGCATGTGCTCGACTGCGTAG
- a CDS encoding glycoside hydrolase family 32 protein produces MGAITRRALFAGSAAGTAGALLPAAAGTAEARPRNGCASYRAAYHFTVPEQWKNDPQRPVWIDGAYHYYYLHNADYLSGAIGTAWRLATSTDLVSFTDRGIAVPKDTTPNGDVWSGSAVVDTENTAGFGAGAVVVLATMSPHDGPSDQAQYLYYSTDGGRTFTPHGTDPVLPNPGVRDFRDPKVIRDEERGRWVMTLAENDKVGFYHSADLKSWTYVGGFVRSGIGVLECPDLFRIRAADGTAKWVLGVSANGKGAGLPNTYAYWTGSFDGSAFTADSEEPQWLDHGWDWYGAVAFEKRTADGAVDERTRYAIGWLNNWDYAHITPTIDSDGFNGTDSIVREITLKRAADGTYHLASRPVAALDRYVSRTVPLGDLVVEGTRVLDYRGTAYELTCEITWDQLTGAGVQLRRSPDGVRHIDAGVHRDYAYLNRRPSVSPDLSGRWQESRSPFDPARRTVSLRILVDRTSVELFLDDGRYAHASAVFPYLVDTGLALFTVDGKAVFRNTVIREFQV; encoded by the coding sequence ATGGGCGCGATCACGAGGAGGGCCCTGTTCGCCGGGTCGGCCGCGGGCACGGCCGGCGCGTTGCTGCCCGCCGCGGCGGGCACGGCCGAGGCCAGGCCACGCAACGGCTGCGCGAGCTACCGCGCGGCCTACCACTTCACCGTCCCCGAGCAGTGGAAGAACGACCCGCAGCGCCCGGTCTGGATCGACGGCGCGTATCACTACTACTACCTGCACAACGCCGACTACCTGTCCGGCGCGATCGGCACCGCCTGGCGGCTGGCCACCAGCACCGACCTGGTCTCCTTCACCGACCGGGGGATCGCCGTGCCCAAGGACACCACCCCCAACGGCGATGTCTGGTCGGGCTCCGCGGTGGTCGACACGGAGAACACGGCGGGCTTCGGGGCGGGGGCGGTCGTCGTCCTGGCCACGATGTCGCCGCACGACGGCCCGAGCGACCAGGCGCAGTACCTGTACTACTCCACCGACGGCGGCCGGACGTTCACCCCGCACGGCACCGACCCGGTGCTGCCCAACCCGGGCGTGCGCGACTTCCGCGACCCGAAGGTGATCCGCGACGAGGAACGCGGCCGGTGGGTGATGACCCTCGCCGAGAACGACAAGGTGGGCTTCTACCACTCCGCCGACCTCAAGTCCTGGACGTACGTGGGCGGCTTCGTCAGGAGCGGCATCGGCGTGCTGGAGTGCCCGGACCTGTTCCGGATCCGCGCCGCGGACGGCACGGCCAAGTGGGTGCTCGGGGTGAGCGCCAACGGCAAGGGAGCCGGGCTGCCCAACACGTACGCGTACTGGACCGGCTCGTTCGACGGCAGCGCCTTCACGGCCGACTCCGAAGAGCCGCAGTGGCTCGACCACGGCTGGGACTGGTACGGGGCCGTCGCCTTCGAGAAGCGGACGGCGGACGGCGCCGTCGACGAGCGGACGCGCTACGCGATCGGCTGGCTGAACAACTGGGACTACGCCCACATCACGCCCACCATCGACAGCGACGGCTTCAACGGCACGGACTCGATCGTCCGCGAGATCACGCTGAAGCGCGCGGCCGACGGCACGTACCACCTGGCGTCCCGGCCGGTCGCCGCGCTCGACCGGTACGTCTCCCGGACGGTGCCGCTCGGCGACCTGGTGGTCGAGGGCACCCGCGTCCTCGACTACCGGGGCACCGCCTACGAACTGACCTGCGAGATCACCTGGGACCAGCTCACGGGCGCGGGAGTGCAGCTGCGGCGCTCCCCGGACGGCGTCCGGCACATCGACGCCGGCGTCCACCGCGACTACGCCTACCTCAACCGCCGCCCCTCCGTGTCGCCCGACCTGTCGGGCCGATGGCAGGAGAGCCGGAGCCCCTTCGACCCGGCCCGGCGGACGGTGAGTCTGCGCATCCTGGTCGACCGCACCTCCGTGGAGCTGTTCCTCGACGACGGCCGGTACGCGCACGCGTCGGCGGTCTTCCCGTACCTGGTCGACACCGGGCTCGCGCTGTTCACGGTCGACGGGAAGGCGGTGTTCCGGAACACCGTGATCCGGGAGTTCCAGGTGTGA
- a CDS encoding TauD/TfdA dioxygenase family protein, producing the protein MTTDSPMTDEAVRETGVEVRPVAGHIGAEIGGVDLAADLDDAVVAAIRAAVLRWKVVFFRGQRLDHAGHVAFARRFGEPVVLPRRGRASPPDSPEIETTADRLELGGRFGMEHDEWLRRRRHTLLRGWHCDHGARVDPPAATILRAETVPPYGGDTTWSNLAAAYAGLSAPLREFVDGLRAEHRLGVGYQPRPGEDAYVRHLLDRQVASLHPLVRVHPETGERILYVNGYYVEQIAGLSRPESGAILDMLLEQAVRPEYTVRFRWEPGSVAFWDNRATMHLAPGDTAHLDHPRIMHRVMLAGDVPVGVDGRASEPITGTAPGRW; encoded by the coding sequence ATGACGACGGACAGCCCGATGACGGACGAGGCGGTGCGGGAGACCGGGGTGGAGGTGAGGCCGGTCGCCGGGCACATCGGCGCCGAGATCGGCGGGGTCGACCTGGCCGCCGACCTGGACGACGCCGTGGTCGCCGCGATCAGGGCGGCGGTGCTGCGGTGGAAGGTGGTGTTCTTCCGGGGGCAGCGGCTGGACCACGCCGGGCATGTGGCGTTCGCGCGCCGGTTCGGGGAACCGGTCGTGCTGCCGCGGCGCGGCAGGGCCTCGCCCCCGGACTCCCCCGAGATCGAGACGACCGCGGACCGGCTGGAGCTGGGCGGGCGGTTCGGCATGGAGCACGACGAGTGGCTCCGGCGCCGTCGCCACACCCTGCTGCGCGGCTGGCACTGCGACCACGGCGCCCGCGTCGACCCGCCCGCCGCGACGATCCTGCGTGCCGAGACCGTGCCGCCCTACGGCGGCGACACCACCTGGTCGAACCTCGCGGCGGCCTACGCCGGACTCTCCGCGCCGCTGCGGGAGTTCGTCGACGGCCTGCGGGCCGAGCACCGGCTCGGCGTCGGCTACCAGCCCCGGCCCGGCGAGGACGCGTACGTCCGCCACCTGCTGGACCGCCAGGTCGCCTCGCTGCATCCCCTGGTGCGCGTCCACCCGGAGACGGGCGAGCGGATCCTCTACGTCAACGGCTACTACGTCGAGCAGATCGCCGGCCTCTCCCGGCCCGAGAGCGGCGCGATCCTGGACATGCTGCTGGAACAGGCGGTCCGGCCCGAGTACACGGTCCGGTTCCGCTGGGAGCCGGGCAGCGTGGCGTTCTGGGACAACCGCGCCACGATGCATCTGGCCCCCGGCGACACCGCACACCTCGACCACCCGCGGATCATGCACCGGGTGATGCTCGCCGGGGACGTGCCCGTCGGGGTGGACGGCAGGGCGTCGGAGCCGATCACGGGGACGGCACCCGGCCGCTGGTGA
- a CDS encoding carbohydrate ABC transporter permease codes for MSQATLSFSRARHGLAPWARIAGLTVCALLTLGPVVWTVSTSLRTPAEAFDLPPQLIPSDPSAEAYRGVFDQIDVWLLALNSTLVTGLIAVGQMITAGLAGYAFARLEFRFKKPLFALVLATMMVPLQVTIVPVFLVLKSMSLTDTLLGLIIPAFPTAFGTFLMRQYFLGMPKDLGEAAMLDGAGPWRTFRSVYAPLAAPGLAIVGVLAFNYHWNEFFRPLILETSGHNYTLPLGLVSLQGNLGTGSISVVLAGVVLSMIPAVAVFAVGQRPLREGITSAGVNR; via the coding sequence TTGAGCCAAGCAACCCTGTCCTTCAGCCGTGCGCGCCACGGGCTGGCGCCGTGGGCGCGCATCGCCGGGCTGACCGTGTGCGCCCTGCTCACGCTCGGCCCGGTGGTGTGGACGGTGTCCACCTCGCTGCGCACACCCGCCGAGGCGTTCGACCTGCCGCCGCAGCTCATCCCCTCCGACCCGTCGGCCGAGGCGTACCGGGGGGTGTTCGACCAGATCGACGTATGGCTGCTCGCCCTCAACTCCACGCTGGTCACGGGGCTGATCGCGGTCGGCCAGATGATCACGGCGGGGCTGGCCGGATACGCCTTCGCCCGTCTGGAGTTCCGCTTCAAGAAGCCGCTGTTCGCCCTGGTCCTGGCGACGATGATGGTGCCCTTGCAGGTCACGATCGTGCCGGTGTTCCTGGTCCTGAAGTCGATGAGTCTCACCGACACCCTGCTCGGGCTGATCATCCCGGCCTTCCCGACGGCGTTCGGCACGTTCCTGATGCGGCAGTACTTCCTGGGCATGCCCAAGGACCTGGGCGAGGCGGCGATGCTGGACGGTGCCGGGCCCTGGCGGACGTTCCGTTCGGTGTACGCCCCGCTGGCCGCGCCGGGCCTCGCGATCGTCGGCGTCCTGGCCTTCAACTACCACTGGAACGAGTTCTTCCGGCCGCTGATCCTCGAAACGTCCGGTCACAACTACACGTTGCCGCTGGGCCTGGTCTCCCTCCAGGGCAATCTCGGCACCGGCTCCATCTCCGTGGTGCTCGCCGGTGTCGTCCTCTCCATGATCCCCGCCGTCGCCGTGTTCGCCGTCGGCCAGCGCCCTCTGCGCGAGGGCATCACGTCCGCAGGAGTCAACCGTTGA
- a CDS encoding glycoside hydrolase family 32 protein → MSLAAPPQDPHAPRFRVRPPANWMNDPNGPFRWRGRYHLFYQHNPDAPVHANVHWGHASSPDLAHWEHHPIALTPTPGGPDEAGCWSGCVVDDGGVPTAVYTGVDRDHSGLGTICLARAADPDDPALTEWTPLPVPVVTGPPEGLDVVMFRDPFVFRHDGRRWALVGAGHADGTPSALLYDCDDLADWRFAGVLLDGRDPAAAAAFGDRATGWECPQLYATRGGAWVLVVSLWDGDPWTTGYLTGRLDTDLRFSARAGGLLDHGRDFYAPAVLQEPDRALMWGWSWEAREQGEAGWAGVLTAPRVVDVHPDGALRVTPAPELHRLHAPEPFVTAPGRAALPTAYDLTVGARGQVTVSLLRSASGAELTVRLDPAEGTVTLDRGDWPREEAGAPIVVRVPPDEELTVRVLVDGSLYELFVGDRATVTERVYHRPDDVRELRVPSGATVTGWELVPPTHG, encoded by the coding sequence TTGAGCCTCGCCGCTCCCCCGCAGGACCCGCACGCCCCGCGCTTCCGGGTCCGCCCGCCCGCCAACTGGATGAACGACCCCAACGGGCCGTTCCGCTGGCGCGGCCGCTACCACCTCTTCTACCAGCACAACCCCGACGCCCCGGTGCACGCGAACGTCCACTGGGGCCACGCCTCCAGCCCCGACCTCGCCCACTGGGAGCACCACCCGATCGCCCTCACCCCGACCCCGGGCGGCCCGGACGAGGCGGGCTGCTGGTCCGGGTGCGTGGTCGACGACGGGGGCGTGCCGACGGCCGTCTACACCGGGGTCGACCGTGACCACAGCGGGCTCGGCACGATCTGCCTGGCCCGGGCGGCGGATCCGGACGACCCCGCGCTGACCGAATGGACTCCCCTGCCCGTGCCGGTGGTGACGGGCCCGCCCGAGGGCCTGGACGTGGTGATGTTCCGCGACCCGTTCGTCTTCCGGCACGACGGACGGCGCTGGGCCCTGGTCGGCGCGGGGCACGCCGACGGTACGCCGTCGGCCCTGCTGTACGACTGCGACGACCTGGCCGACTGGCGCTTCGCGGGTGTGCTCCTGGACGGCCGGGACCCGGCCGCCGCGGCGGCGTTCGGCGACCGGGCGACCGGCTGGGAGTGCCCGCAGCTGTACGCGACGCGGGGCGGCGCGTGGGTGCTGGTCGTGTCCCTGTGGGACGGCGACCCATGGACCACCGGTTATCTGACGGGACGTCTGGACACGGACCTGCGCTTCTCCGCCCGCGCGGGCGGCCTCCTCGACCACGGCCGTGACTTCTACGCGCCCGCCGTGCTCCAGGAGCCGGACCGGGCCCTGATGTGGGGCTGGTCGTGGGAGGCCCGCGAGCAGGGCGAGGCCGGCTGGGCCGGCGTCCTGACCGCGCCCCGGGTCGTCGACGTCCACCCGGACGGGGCGCTGCGGGTGACCCCGGCCCCGGAACTGCACCGCCTGCACGCCCCCGAGCCGTTCGTCACCGCCCCGGGCCGGGCCGCGCTACCGACGGCCTACGACCTGACGGTCGGCGCCCGCGGTCAGGTCACCGTGAGTCTGCTGCGCTCGGCCTCGGGCGCCGAGCTGACGGTCCGGCTGGACCCGGCGGAGGGCACCGTGACCCTGGACCGGGGCGACTGGCCGCGTGAAGAGGCCGGTGCGCCGATCGTCGTCCGTGTGCCACCTGACGAGGAGCTCACGGTACGCGTCCTCGTCGACGGCTCGCTGTACGAACTGTTCGTCGGCGACCGCGCCACGGTCACCGAGCGCGTCTATCACCGGCCCGATGACGTACGGGAGTTGAGGGTGCCGTCCGGCGCGACCGTCACCGGATGGGAGCTGGTCCCACCGACGCACGGCTGA